From the genome of Kryptolebias marmoratus isolate JLee-2015 linkage group LG19, ASM164957v2, whole genome shotgun sequence, one region includes:
- the LOC108242494 gene encoding sphingosine-1-phosphate phosphatase 1, with product MANLDKFVRMCNYLQDPIHVARFQRLCGVKGTFPEKQTEPGPDGPGLRRRVQHGDGGVGNGDAAAAQVNGMQEDTGHGDGSLPPADTTRAKPLRRNSLTGDVGQEFLIHNKLLFYLFTFGTELGNEMFFIVFFPFLFWNIDALVSRRLIVVWAWNLFVGQSTKDMVRWSRPASPPVVKVEVFYNSEYSMPSTHAMTGTAIPFCLFMLTYGRWQYPFLFGFSVALSWSVLVCVSRVYMGMHSVLEVITGFLYSLLVLAFFRPLLEKIDTYYMMGSYAPLVIVVSHVSLGLVAFSLDSWSTSRGDTAQALGTGAGAALATHANYHLGLLLDPPASSLPLTLPPLTVGLVLRSLLRFFIGVAVLLVTRMGMKAVTVPFLCRLFGLPSDDVRQARQHMKVELPYRYIVYSVVGFVCVCFVPVFFRVLNLA from the exons ATGGCGAACCTGGATAAGTTTGTGCGAATGTGTAATTATCTCCAAGACCCCATCCATGTGGCGAGGTTTCAGAGACTGTGCGGGGTGAAGGGGACGTTCCCGGAGAAGCAGACCGAGCCGGGTCCGGACGGTCCGGGCCTGAGGAGGAGGGTCCAGCACGGGGATGGAGGCGTGGGGAACGGAGATGCCGCCGCGGCGCAGGTGAACGGGATGCAGGAGGACACCGGGCACGGTGACGGGTCCCTGCCGCCGGCTGACACCACCAGAGCTAAACCCCTCCGGAGGAACTCCCTGACCGGGGACGTGGGCCAGGAGTTCCTGATCCACAACAAGCTCCTCTTCTACCTCTTCACGTTCGGGACCGAGCTGGGCAACGAGATGTTCTTCATCGTCTTCTTCCCCTTCCTCTTCTGGAACATCGACGCCCTGGTGAGCAGGAGGCTCATCGTGGTCTGGGCCTGGAACCTGTTCGTGGGACAGTCCACCAAGGACATGGTGCGCTGGTCCCGACCGGCCTCCCCGCCCGTGGTGAAGGTGGAGGTCTTCTACAACTCCGAGTACAGCATGCCCTCCACGCACGCCATGACGGGGACAGCCATCCCTTTCTGCCTCTTCATGCTGACCTACGGGCGGTGGCAG tatCCTTTCCTCTTTGGCTTCTCTGTGGCTCTCAGCTGGAGTGTCCTGGTCTGCGTGAGCCGAGTCTACATGGGCATGCACTCTGTTCTG gagGTGATCACTGGCTTCCTGTACAGCCTTCTTGTTCTCGCCTTCTTCCGCCCGCTGTTGGAGAAGATCGACACTTACTACATGATGGGCTCCTACGCGCCACTCGTGATCGTTGTGTCGCACGTCAGCCTGGGACTCGTGGCGTTCTCCCTGGATTCGTGGAGCACCTCTCGGGGCGACACGGCTCAGGCTCTGGGCACCGGGGCCGGGGCGGCTTTGGCCACCCATGCGAACTATCACCTGGGGCTGCTGCTGGACCCACCAGCGTCCTCGCTTCCTCTGACTTTACCTCCGCTCACCGTGGGCCTGGTGCTGCGCTCGCTGCTGCGCTTCTTCATCGGCGTGGCCGTGCTCCTCGTCACGAGGATGGGTATGAAGGCAGTGACTGTTCCGTTCTTGTGCCGGCTGTTCGGGCTGCCCTCGGACGACGTAAGACAGGCGAGGCAGCACATGAAGGTGGAGCTGCCGTACCGTTACATCGTCTACAGCGTTGTGGGTTTCGTTTGCGTCTGCTTTGTCCCTGTCTTCTTCAGGGTCCTGAACCTCGCCTGA
- the abcd4 gene encoding ATP-binding cassette sub-family D member 4 codes for MPRQEKTKGTGRKRPKLDWRFVQRFCSIQKVLFPSWSSQSALMFGTLLGVTLTEQLIIYQVGVLPSHFYNVLADKDYSGFRSLVGAALVLILLNSTLKSLDQYICNQMYVSWRRTLTESLHSAYFQGRVYYILNVLREDIDNPDQRISQDVERFCKQMSTMASRLIISPFTISYYTYQCFHSTGWIGPVSIFGYFVVGTIANKILMGPIVSTLFEQEKLEGDFRFKHMQIRVNAESAAFYRAGKVEHVRTNRRLQTLLQTQKSLINKELWLYIGVNTFDYLGGFLSYIIIAIPIFTGVYDGLTPGELSALISKNAFVCIYLINGFTQLIDLSTTLSDVAGYTHRIGELMEVMDDVLRKQCDYDPASGESYDFDSDFNVHAGPVDTAFILDHLSYKSPFSDQLLVEDLSLKISQGAHLLVVGNTGTGKTSLLRVLNRLWEAHSGFVQMTTCFGPRGTLFLPQKPYMTDGTLREQVIYPLKDIYPASGSVDDDRIIQFLELAGVSSLLKRTGGLDEEVDWNWSDVLSPGEMQRLSFARLFYLQPKYAILDEATSALTEEAEAQLYRLCKQLGMTLVSLGHRSSLVKYHDVQLKLCGGGRWEVTKLKGAREEAT; via the exons ATGCCTCGGCAGGAGAAGACAAAaggaacaggaagaaaaag GCCAAAACTAGACTGGAGGTTTGTTCAGAGGTTCTGCAGCATCCAGAAAGTCCTGTTTCCATCATGGTCCAGTCAGAGTGCTCTGATGTTCGGGACGCTGCTCGGTGTCACTCTGACAG AGCAGCTGATCATTTACCAGGTGGGCGTCCTCCCCAGTCACTTCTACAACGTGCTCGCAGACAAAGATTACTCCGGCTTCAGGAGCCTGGTGGGAGCCGCCCTGGTGCTCATTTTGCTCAACTCCACA CTGAAAAGTCTCGACCAGTACATCTGCAACCAGATGTACGTCAGCTGGAGGAGGACGCTGACGGAGAGCCTCCACTCGGCCTACTTCCAGGGCAGAGTCTATTACATCCTCAACGTGCTCCGAGAGGACATCGATAACCC TGACCAGCGGATCAGTCAGGATGTAGAGCGCTTCTGTAAGCAGATGAGCACCATGGCCAGCCGCTTGATCATCTCGCCGTTCACCATTTCCTACTACACCTACCAGTGCTTTCACAG CACCGGCTGGATCGGTCCTGTGAGTATCTTTGGATACTTCGTCGTTGGAACGATCGCCAACAAAATCCTCATGGGTCCGATTGTGTCGACCCTGTTCGAGCAAGAGAAACTGGAGGGGGACTTCAG ATTTAAGCACATGCAAATCCGTGTCAATGCAGAGTCTGCAGCGTTTTACag AGCAGGAAAAGTGGAGCATGTGAGAACGAACCGACGACTGCAGACGCTGCTGCAGACTCAGAAGAGTCTCATAAACAAGGAACTCTGGCTCTATA TCGGGGTGAACACCTTTGACTACCTCGGAGGTTTCCTCAGCTACATTATAATCGCCATTCCTATCTTCACTGGTGTTTACGATGGGCTCACTCCTGGTGAACTTAGTGCACTCATCAGTAAG AACGCCTTTGTGTGCATCTACTTAATAAACGGCTTCACACAGCTAATAGACCTGTCAACGACTCTGTCAGATGTGGCCGGTTACACCCACAG GATCGGGGAGCTGATGGAGGTGATGGATGACGTCCTGAGGAAGCAGTGCGACTACGATCCTGCGTCAGGAGAAAGCTATGACTTTGACAG CGACTTCAATGTCCACGCGGGCCCCGTGGACACGGCCTTCATCTTGGACCATCTCTCCTACAAATCTCCGTTCTCGGACCAGCTGCTGGTGGAGGATCTGAGTCTGAAAATCAGTCAGGGTGCTCATCTGCTGGTGGTGGGAAACACGGGCACCGGGAAAACGTCGCTGCTGCGAGTCCTCAACCGGCTCTGGGAAGCCCACAGCG GTTTCGTTCAGATGACCACATGTTTCGGGCCTAGAGGAACGCTCTTCCTTCCACAGAAACCCTACATGACTGATGGGACTCTGCGCGAACAG GTGATTTATCCACTGAAGGATATTTACCCTGCATCAG GGTCAGTGGACGACGACAGAATTATTCAGTTCTTGGAACTGGCTGGAGTG TCCAGCCTTCTGAAGAGGACTGGAGGGCTGGATGAGGAGGTTGACTGGAACTG GTCTGACGTTCTGTCTCCCGGTGAAATGCAGCGCCTCTCCTTTGCACGGCTCTTCTACCTGCAGCCGAAATATGCCA TTTTAGATGAGGCCACCAGCGCTTTGACTGAGGAAGCCGAGGCACAGCTGTACAGATTGTGCAAACAGCTGGGCATGACTTTGGTCAGTCTGGGACACCGGAGCAGTCTGGTAAAG TACCACGACGTCCAGCTGAAGCTGTGCGGAGGCGGCCGGTGGGAGGTGACCAAATTAAAAGGAGCCAGAGAGGAGGCGACGTGA